Proteins encoded by one window of Brachyhypopomus gauderio isolate BG-103 unplaced genomic scaffold, BGAUD_0.2 sc122, whole genome shotgun sequence:
- the prkag3b gene encoding 5'-AMP-activated protein kinase subunit gamma-3b isoform X2, with product MVVQAVKSSPSPFPLPSRASEPLALDMDHIPEVTYMDTEDFTMKMTDLYCSLCKSQTDKFAAGVFLPLPFPAEPPRDANADAYTKFFMSHCCYDAIPTSSKLVIFDTTLQVKKAFFALVANGVRAAPLWDNKQQCFVGMLTITDFINILHRYYKSPMVQIYELEEHKIETWRAVYLQYSLTSLISITPESSLFDAIYSLLKNKIHRLPVIDPESGNVLHILTHKRILKFLHIFGSLIPKPRFLQKRIEEAEIGTFESVATVQETATVYDALSIFVERRVSALPVVNKQGKVVALYSRFDVINLAAQKNYNNLNMTMREAVEGRSCCIEGVLKCYPHETLETIINRIAEAEVHRLVLVDREDIVRGIISLSDLLQALVLTPAGIDALFS from the exons ATGGTAGTGCAGGCAGTAAAGTCCTCTCCTTCACCGTTCCCCTTACCCAGCCGTGCCTCTGAGCCCTTGGCCCTGGATATGGACCACATCCCTGAG GTCACTTATATGGACACTGAGGACTTCACGATGAAGATGACAG ATTTATACTGTAGTTTGTGCAAGAGTCAGACTGACAAGTTTGCAGCAGGGGTTTTTCTTCCACTGCCCTTCCCTGCAGAACCTCCTCGAGATGCCAATGCGGACGCCTACACCAAATTCTTCATGAGCCACTGCTGCTATGATGCCATTCCAACCAGCTCCAAACTGGTCATTTTTGATACAACACTGCAG GTGAAGAAGGCGTTCTTCGCATTAGTAGCGAATGGAGTCAGAGCCGCACCTTTATGGGACAACAAGCAGCAGTGTTTCGTAG GGATGCTTACTATAACAGACTTTATTAACATTCTCCACCGATATTACAAGTCACCTATG GTTCAGATCTATGAGTTGGAAGAGCACAAGATTGAGACCTGGAGGG CGGTCTATCTTCAGTACTCCCTAACCTCTCTGATCAGCATCACTCCTGAATCCAG CCTCTTCGATGCCATTTACTCCCTACTGAAGAATAAGATTCACAGGCTGCCCGTTATTGATCCAGAATCAGGGAATGTTCTGCACATACTGACCCACAAACGCATTCTGAAGTTTCTTCACATCTTT GGTTCCCTGATCCCAAAGCCAAGATTCTTACAGAAGCGAATTGAGGAGGCTGAAATTGGAACCTTTGAGAGTGTAGCCACAGTCCAGGAAACCGCAACAGTTTACGATGCTTTATCAATATTTGTTGAACGCCGAGTATCAGCCTTGCCAGTTGTGAATAAACAAG GGAAGGTTGTCGCACTCTACTCCCGATTTGATGTCATT AACCTGGCTGCTCAGAAAAATTACAAtaacttgaacatgacaatgcgAGAAGCAGTGGAGGGCCGCTCGTGCTGCATTGAAGGTGTGCTAAAGTGTTACCCACACGAGACACTGGAGACCATAATTAATCGCATTGCTGAAGCAGAG GTTCATCGTCTGGTTCTGGTGGACAGAGAGGATATAGTCAGGGGAATCATCTCACTGTCTGACCTGCTGCAGGCCTTGGTCCTTACTCCTGCAGGTATTGATGCTCTTTTCTCTTAG
- the prkag3b gene encoding 5'-AMP-activated protein kinase subunit gamma-3b isoform X1, translating into MVVQAVKSSPSPFPLPSRASEPLALDMDHIPEVTYMDTEDFTMKMTDLYCSLCKSQTDKFAAGVFLPLPFPAEPPRDANADAYTKFFMSHCCYDAIPTSSKLVIFDTTLQVKKAFFALVANGVRAAPLWDNKQQCFVGMLTITDFINILHRYYKSPMVQIYELEEHKIETWRAVYLQYSLTSLISITPESSLFDAIYSLLKNKIHRLPVIDPESGNVLHILTHKRILKFLHIFGSLIPKPRFLQKRIEEAEIGTFESVATVQETATVYDALSIFVERRVSALPVVNKQGKVVALYSRFDVINLAAQKNYNNLNMTMREAVEGRSCCIEGVLKCYPHETLETIINRIAEAEVHRLVLVDREDIVRGIISLSDLLQALVLTPADISFKADCEH; encoded by the exons ATGGTAGTGCAGGCAGTAAAGTCCTCTCCTTCACCGTTCCCCTTACCCAGCCGTGCCTCTGAGCCCTTGGCCCTGGATATGGACCACATCCCTGAG GTCACTTATATGGACACTGAGGACTTCACGATGAAGATGACAG ATTTATACTGTAGTTTGTGCAAGAGTCAGACTGACAAGTTTGCAGCAGGGGTTTTTCTTCCACTGCCCTTCCCTGCAGAACCTCCTCGAGATGCCAATGCGGACGCCTACACCAAATTCTTCATGAGCCACTGCTGCTATGATGCCATTCCAACCAGCTCCAAACTGGTCATTTTTGATACAACACTGCAG GTGAAGAAGGCGTTCTTCGCATTAGTAGCGAATGGAGTCAGAGCCGCACCTTTATGGGACAACAAGCAGCAGTGTTTCGTAG GGATGCTTACTATAACAGACTTTATTAACATTCTCCACCGATATTACAAGTCACCTATG GTTCAGATCTATGAGTTGGAAGAGCACAAGATTGAGACCTGGAGGG CGGTCTATCTTCAGTACTCCCTAACCTCTCTGATCAGCATCACTCCTGAATCCAG CCTCTTCGATGCCATTTACTCCCTACTGAAGAATAAGATTCACAGGCTGCCCGTTATTGATCCAGAATCAGGGAATGTTCTGCACATACTGACCCACAAACGCATTCTGAAGTTTCTTCACATCTTT GGTTCCCTGATCCCAAAGCCAAGATTCTTACAGAAGCGAATTGAGGAGGCTGAAATTGGAACCTTTGAGAGTGTAGCCACAGTCCAGGAAACCGCAACAGTTTACGATGCTTTATCAATATTTGTTGAACGCCGAGTATCAGCCTTGCCAGTTGTGAATAAACAAG GGAAGGTTGTCGCACTCTACTCCCGATTTGATGTCATT AACCTGGCTGCTCAGAAAAATTACAAtaacttgaacatgacaatgcgAGAAGCAGTGGAGGGCCGCTCGTGCTGCATTGAAGGTGTGCTAAAGTGTTACCCACACGAGACACTGGAGACCATAATTAATCGCATTGCTGAAGCAGAG GTTCATCGTCTGGTTCTGGTGGACAGAGAGGATATAGTCAGGGGAATCATCTCACTGTCTGACCTGCTGCAGGCCTTGGTCCTTACTCCTGCAG ACATTTCTTTCAAAGCAGACTGTGAACATTGA
- the prkag3b gene encoding 5'-AMP-activated protein kinase subunit gamma-3b isoform X6, whose product MVVQAVKSSPSPFPLPSRASEPLALDMDHIPEVTYMDTEDFTMKMTDLYCSLCKSQTDKFAAGVFLPLPFPAEPPRDANADAYTKFFMSHCCYDAIPTSSKLVIFDTTLQVKKAFFALVANGVRAAPLWDNKQQCFVGMLTITDFINILHRYYKSPMVQIYELEEHKIETWRAVYLQYSLTSLISITPESSLFDAIYSLLKNKIHRLPVIDPESGNVLHILTHKRILKFLHIFGSLIPKPRFLQKRIEEAEIGTFESVATVQETATVYDALSIFVERRVSALPVVNKQGKVVALYSRFDVIE is encoded by the exons ATGGTAGTGCAGGCAGTAAAGTCCTCTCCTTCACCGTTCCCCTTACCCAGCCGTGCCTCTGAGCCCTTGGCCCTGGATATGGACCACATCCCTGAG GTCACTTATATGGACACTGAGGACTTCACGATGAAGATGACAG ATTTATACTGTAGTTTGTGCAAGAGTCAGACTGACAAGTTTGCAGCAGGGGTTTTTCTTCCACTGCCCTTCCCTGCAGAACCTCCTCGAGATGCCAATGCGGACGCCTACACCAAATTCTTCATGAGCCACTGCTGCTATGATGCCATTCCAACCAGCTCCAAACTGGTCATTTTTGATACAACACTGCAG GTGAAGAAGGCGTTCTTCGCATTAGTAGCGAATGGAGTCAGAGCCGCACCTTTATGGGACAACAAGCAGCAGTGTTTCGTAG GGATGCTTACTATAACAGACTTTATTAACATTCTCCACCGATATTACAAGTCACCTATG GTTCAGATCTATGAGTTGGAAGAGCACAAGATTGAGACCTGGAGGG CGGTCTATCTTCAGTACTCCCTAACCTCTCTGATCAGCATCACTCCTGAATCCAG CCTCTTCGATGCCATTTACTCCCTACTGAAGAATAAGATTCACAGGCTGCCCGTTATTGATCCAGAATCAGGGAATGTTCTGCACATACTGACCCACAAACGCATTCTGAAGTTTCTTCACATCTTT GGTTCCCTGATCCCAAAGCCAAGATTCTTACAGAAGCGAATTGAGGAGGCTGAAATTGGAACCTTTGAGAGTGTAGCCACAGTCCAGGAAACCGCAACAGTTTACGATGCTTTATCAATATTTGTTGAACGCCGAGTATCAGCCTTGCCAGTTGTGAATAAACAAG GGAAGGTTGTCGCACTCTACTCCCGATTTGATGTCATT GAATGA
- the prkag3b gene encoding 5'-AMP-activated protein kinase subunit gamma-3b isoform X3, which produces MVVQAVKSSPSPFPLPSRASEPLALDMDHIPEVTYMDTEDFTMKMTAGVFLPLPFPAEPPRDANADAYTKFFMSHCCYDAIPTSSKLVIFDTTLQVKKAFFALVANGVRAAPLWDNKQQCFVGMLTITDFINILHRYYKSPMVQIYELEEHKIETWRAVYLQYSLTSLISITPESSLFDAIYSLLKNKIHRLPVIDPESGNVLHILTHKRILKFLHIFGSLIPKPRFLQKRIEEAEIGTFESVATVQETATVYDALSIFVERRVSALPVVNKQGKVVALYSRFDVINLAAQKNYNNLNMTMREAVEGRSCCIEGVLKCYPHETLETIINRIAEAEVHRLVLVDREDIVRGIISLSDLLQALVLTPADISFKADCEH; this is translated from the exons ATGGTAGTGCAGGCAGTAAAGTCCTCTCCTTCACCGTTCCCCTTACCCAGCCGTGCCTCTGAGCCCTTGGCCCTGGATATGGACCACATCCCTGAG GTCACTTATATGGACACTGAGGACTTCACGATGAAGATGACAG CAGGGGTTTTTCTTCCACTGCCCTTCCCTGCAGAACCTCCTCGAGATGCCAATGCGGACGCCTACACCAAATTCTTCATGAGCCACTGCTGCTATGATGCCATTCCAACCAGCTCCAAACTGGTCATTTTTGATACAACACTGCAG GTGAAGAAGGCGTTCTTCGCATTAGTAGCGAATGGAGTCAGAGCCGCACCTTTATGGGACAACAAGCAGCAGTGTTTCGTAG GGATGCTTACTATAACAGACTTTATTAACATTCTCCACCGATATTACAAGTCACCTATG GTTCAGATCTATGAGTTGGAAGAGCACAAGATTGAGACCTGGAGGG CGGTCTATCTTCAGTACTCCCTAACCTCTCTGATCAGCATCACTCCTGAATCCAG CCTCTTCGATGCCATTTACTCCCTACTGAAGAATAAGATTCACAGGCTGCCCGTTATTGATCCAGAATCAGGGAATGTTCTGCACATACTGACCCACAAACGCATTCTGAAGTTTCTTCACATCTTT GGTTCCCTGATCCCAAAGCCAAGATTCTTACAGAAGCGAATTGAGGAGGCTGAAATTGGAACCTTTGAGAGTGTAGCCACAGTCCAGGAAACCGCAACAGTTTACGATGCTTTATCAATATTTGTTGAACGCCGAGTATCAGCCTTGCCAGTTGTGAATAAACAAG GGAAGGTTGTCGCACTCTACTCCCGATTTGATGTCATT AACCTGGCTGCTCAGAAAAATTACAAtaacttgaacatgacaatgcgAGAAGCAGTGGAGGGCCGCTCGTGCTGCATTGAAGGTGTGCTAAAGTGTTACCCACACGAGACACTGGAGACCATAATTAATCGCATTGCTGAAGCAGAG GTTCATCGTCTGGTTCTGGTGGACAGAGAGGATATAGTCAGGGGAATCATCTCACTGTCTGACCTGCTGCAGGCCTTGGTCCTTACTCCTGCAG ACATTTCTTTCAAAGCAGACTGTGAACATTGA
- the prkag3b gene encoding 5'-AMP-activated protein kinase subunit gamma-3b isoform X4 yields MVVQAVKSSPSPFPLPSRASEPLALDMDHIPEVTYMDTEDFTMKMTGVFLPLPFPAEPPRDANADAYTKFFMSHCCYDAIPTSSKLVIFDTTLQVKKAFFALVANGVRAAPLWDNKQQCFVGMLTITDFINILHRYYKSPMVQIYELEEHKIETWRAVYLQYSLTSLISITPESSLFDAIYSLLKNKIHRLPVIDPESGNVLHILTHKRILKFLHIFGSLIPKPRFLQKRIEEAEIGTFESVATVQETATVYDALSIFVERRVSALPVVNKQGKVVALYSRFDVINLAAQKNYNNLNMTMREAVEGRSCCIEGVLKCYPHETLETIINRIAEAEVHRLVLVDREDIVRGIISLSDLLQALVLTPADISFKADCEH; encoded by the exons ATGGTAGTGCAGGCAGTAAAGTCCTCTCCTTCACCGTTCCCCTTACCCAGCCGTGCCTCTGAGCCCTTGGCCCTGGATATGGACCACATCCCTGAG GTCACTTATATGGACACTGAGGACTTCACGATGAAGATGACAG GGGTTTTTCTTCCACTGCCCTTCCCTGCAGAACCTCCTCGAGATGCCAATGCGGACGCCTACACCAAATTCTTCATGAGCCACTGCTGCTATGATGCCATTCCAACCAGCTCCAAACTGGTCATTTTTGATACAACACTGCAG GTGAAGAAGGCGTTCTTCGCATTAGTAGCGAATGGAGTCAGAGCCGCACCTTTATGGGACAACAAGCAGCAGTGTTTCGTAG GGATGCTTACTATAACAGACTTTATTAACATTCTCCACCGATATTACAAGTCACCTATG GTTCAGATCTATGAGTTGGAAGAGCACAAGATTGAGACCTGGAGGG CGGTCTATCTTCAGTACTCCCTAACCTCTCTGATCAGCATCACTCCTGAATCCAG CCTCTTCGATGCCATTTACTCCCTACTGAAGAATAAGATTCACAGGCTGCCCGTTATTGATCCAGAATCAGGGAATGTTCTGCACATACTGACCCACAAACGCATTCTGAAGTTTCTTCACATCTTT GGTTCCCTGATCCCAAAGCCAAGATTCTTACAGAAGCGAATTGAGGAGGCTGAAATTGGAACCTTTGAGAGTGTAGCCACAGTCCAGGAAACCGCAACAGTTTACGATGCTTTATCAATATTTGTTGAACGCCGAGTATCAGCCTTGCCAGTTGTGAATAAACAAG GGAAGGTTGTCGCACTCTACTCCCGATTTGATGTCATT AACCTGGCTGCTCAGAAAAATTACAAtaacttgaacatgacaatgcgAGAAGCAGTGGAGGGCCGCTCGTGCTGCATTGAAGGTGTGCTAAAGTGTTACCCACACGAGACACTGGAGACCATAATTAATCGCATTGCTGAAGCAGAG GTTCATCGTCTGGTTCTGGTGGACAGAGAGGATATAGTCAGGGGAATCATCTCACTGTCTGACCTGCTGCAGGCCTTGGTCCTTACTCCTGCAG ACATTTCTTTCAAAGCAGACTGTGAACATTGA
- the prkag3b gene encoding 5'-AMP-activated protein kinase subunit gamma-3b isoform X5, with product MVVQAVKSSPSPFPLPSRASEPLALDMDHIPEVTYMDTEDFTMKMTEPPRDANADAYTKFFMSHCCYDAIPTSSKLVIFDTTLQVKKAFFALVANGVRAAPLWDNKQQCFVGMLTITDFINILHRYYKSPMVQIYELEEHKIETWRAVYLQYSLTSLISITPESSLFDAIYSLLKNKIHRLPVIDPESGNVLHILTHKRILKFLHIFGSLIPKPRFLQKRIEEAEIGTFESVATVQETATVYDALSIFVERRVSALPVVNKQGKVVALYSRFDVINLAAQKNYNNLNMTMREAVEGRSCCIEGVLKCYPHETLETIINRIAEAEVHRLVLVDREDIVRGIISLSDLLQALVLTPADISFKADCEH from the exons ATGGTAGTGCAGGCAGTAAAGTCCTCTCCTTCACCGTTCCCCTTACCCAGCCGTGCCTCTGAGCCCTTGGCCCTGGATATGGACCACATCCCTGAG GTCACTTATATGGACACTGAGGACTTCACGATGAAGATGACAG AACCTCCTCGAGATGCCAATGCGGACGCCTACACCAAATTCTTCATGAGCCACTGCTGCTATGATGCCATTCCAACCAGCTCCAAACTGGTCATTTTTGATACAACACTGCAG GTGAAGAAGGCGTTCTTCGCATTAGTAGCGAATGGAGTCAGAGCCGCACCTTTATGGGACAACAAGCAGCAGTGTTTCGTAG GGATGCTTACTATAACAGACTTTATTAACATTCTCCACCGATATTACAAGTCACCTATG GTTCAGATCTATGAGTTGGAAGAGCACAAGATTGAGACCTGGAGGG CGGTCTATCTTCAGTACTCCCTAACCTCTCTGATCAGCATCACTCCTGAATCCAG CCTCTTCGATGCCATTTACTCCCTACTGAAGAATAAGATTCACAGGCTGCCCGTTATTGATCCAGAATCAGGGAATGTTCTGCACATACTGACCCACAAACGCATTCTGAAGTTTCTTCACATCTTT GGTTCCCTGATCCCAAAGCCAAGATTCTTACAGAAGCGAATTGAGGAGGCTGAAATTGGAACCTTTGAGAGTGTAGCCACAGTCCAGGAAACCGCAACAGTTTACGATGCTTTATCAATATTTGTTGAACGCCGAGTATCAGCCTTGCCAGTTGTGAATAAACAAG GGAAGGTTGTCGCACTCTACTCCCGATTTGATGTCATT AACCTGGCTGCTCAGAAAAATTACAAtaacttgaacatgacaatgcgAGAAGCAGTGGAGGGCCGCTCGTGCTGCATTGAAGGTGTGCTAAAGTGTTACCCACACGAGACACTGGAGACCATAATTAATCGCATTGCTGAAGCAGAG GTTCATCGTCTGGTTCTGGTGGACAGAGAGGATATAGTCAGGGGAATCATCTCACTGTCTGACCTGCTGCAGGCCTTGGTCCTTACTCCTGCAG ACATTTCTTTCAAAGCAGACTGTGAACATTGA
- the LOC143498900 gene encoding tubulin beta chain-like isoform X2, which yields MREIVHLQAGQCGNQIGSKEENMSLEPFYWIWSQGQWIQYAPGRLARSFDQTILSLNGAGNNWAKGHYTEGAELVDSVLDVVRKESECCDCLQGFQLTHSLGGGTGSGMGTLLMSKIREEYPDRIMNTFSVVPSPKVSDTVVEPYNATLSMHQLVENTDETYCIDNEALYDICFRTLKLTTPTYGDLNHLVSATMSGVTTCLRFPGQLNADLRKLAVNMVPFPRLHFFMPGFAPLTSRGSQQYRALTVPELTQQMFDAKNMMAACDPRHGRYLTVAAVFRGHMSMKEVDEQMLNVQNKNSSYFVEWIPNNVKTAVCDIPPRGLKMAATFIGNSTAIQELFKRISEQFTAMFRRKAFLHWYTGEGMDEMEFTEAESNMNDLVSEYQQYQDAKGEEEGEMEEEGEEDIS from the exons ATGAGGGAGATAGTCCATCTGCAAGCAGGTCAATGTGGAAATCAGATCGGCTCAAAG GAGGAAAATATGTCCCTCGAGCCATTTTATTGGATCTGGAGCCAGGGACAATGGATTCAGTACGCTCCGGGCCGTTTGGCCAGATCTTTCGACCAGACAATTTTGTCTTTG AATGGTGCGGGAAACAACTGGGCGAAAGGCCACTACACTGAAGGAGCAGAGCTGGTAGACTCTGTGTTAGATGTGGTGAGGAAAGAATCAGAATGCTGTGACTGTTTACAAGGGTTTCAGCTCACTCATTCTTTGGGTGGGGGCACTGGATCAGGTATGGGAACTCTGCTGATGAGCAAAATCCGTGAAGAGTATCCTGACAGAATTATGAACACCTTTAGTGTAGTTCCTTCCCCCAAAGTGTCAGACACTGTAGTAGAGCCTTACAATGCCACCCTGTCCATGCACCAGCTTGTTGAGAACACAGATGAGACATACTGTATAGACAACGAGGCTCTGTATGACATTTGCTTCCGTACGCTGAAGCTCACAACCCCAACTTATGGTGATCTAAATCACTTGGTATCTGCTACTATGAGCGGAGTTACGACCTGTTTACGATTCCCGGGGCAACTTAATGCAGATTTGCGGAAGCTGGCCGTCAACATGGTTCCTTTCCCCAGGCTACATTTTTTCATGCCGGGATTTGCCCCGCTCACGAGCCGCGGCAGCCAGCAGTATCGTGCCCTCACGGTGCCTGAGCTTACGCAGCAGATGTTTGATGCAAAGAACATGATGGCTGCCTGCGACCCGCGGCACGGACGCTACCTGACGGTGGCCGCCGTCTTCCGCGGGCACATGTCCATGAAGGAAGTGGATGAACAGATGCTGAACGTGCAGAACAAGAACAGCAGCTACTTCGTAGAATGGATCCCTAACAACGTCAAGACGGCCGTCTGCGACATTCCTCCTCGAGGGCTGAAGATGGCGGCCACTTTTATTGGAAACAGCACAGCCATCCAGGAGCTGTTCAAGCGCATCTCTGAGCAGTTCACAGCCATGTTCAGACGTAAGGCCTTCCTGCACTGGTACACGGGCGAGGGCATGGACGAGATGGAGTTCACCGAGGCAGAGAGCAACATGAACGACCTGGTGTCGGAGTACCAGCAGTACCAGGATGctaaaggagaggaggagggtgagatggaggaggagggagaagaggatATAAGCTAA
- the LOC143498900 gene encoding tubulin beta-4B chain-like isoform X3, giving the protein MWKSDRLKGGKYVPRAILLDLEPGTMDSVRSGPFGQIFRPDNFVFGQNGAGNNWAKGHYTEGAELVDSVLDVVRKESECCDCLQGFQLTHSLGGGTGSGMGTLLMSKIREEYPDRIMNTFSVVPSPKVSDTVVEPYNATLSMHQLVENTDETYCIDNEALYDICFRTLKLTTPTYGDLNHLVSATMSGVTTCLRFPGQLNADLRKLAVNMVPFPRLHFFMPGFAPLTSRGSQQYRALTVPELTQQMFDAKNMMAACDPRHGRYLTVAAVFRGHMSMKEVDEQMLNVQNKNSSYFVEWIPNNVKTAVCDIPPRGLKMAATFIGNSTAIQELFKRISEQFTAMFRRKAFLHWYTGEGMDEMEFTEAESNMNDLVSEYQQYQDAKGEEEGEMEEEGEEDIS; this is encoded by the exons ATGTGGAAATCAGATCGGCTCAAAG GAGGAAAATATGTCCCTCGAGCCATTTTATTGGATCTGGAGCCAGGGACAATGGATTCAGTACGCTCCGGGCCGTTTGGCCAGATCTTTCGACCAGACAATTTTGTCTTTG GACAGAATGGTGCGGGAAACAACTGGGCGAAAGGCCACTACACTGAAGGAGCAGAGCTGGTAGACTCTGTGTTAGATGTGGTGAGGAAAGAATCAGAATGCTGTGACTGTTTACAAGGGTTTCAGCTCACTCATTCTTTGGGTGGGGGCACTGGATCAGGTATGGGAACTCTGCTGATGAGCAAAATCCGTGAAGAGTATCCTGACAGAATTATGAACACCTTTAGTGTAGTTCCTTCCCCCAAAGTGTCAGACACTGTAGTAGAGCCTTACAATGCCACCCTGTCCATGCACCAGCTTGTTGAGAACACAGATGAGACATACTGTATAGACAACGAGGCTCTGTATGACATTTGCTTCCGTACGCTGAAGCTCACAACCCCAACTTATGGTGATCTAAATCACTTGGTATCTGCTACTATGAGCGGAGTTACGACCTGTTTACGATTCCCGGGGCAACTTAATGCAGATTTGCGGAAGCTGGCCGTCAACATGGTTCCTTTCCCCAGGCTACATTTTTTCATGCCGGGATTTGCCCCGCTCACGAGCCGCGGCAGCCAGCAGTATCGTGCCCTCACGGTGCCTGAGCTTACGCAGCAGATGTTTGATGCAAAGAACATGATGGCTGCCTGCGACCCGCGGCACGGACGCTACCTGACGGTGGCCGCCGTCTTCCGCGGGCACATGTCCATGAAGGAAGTGGATGAACAGATGCTGAACGTGCAGAACAAGAACAGCAGCTACTTCGTAGAATGGATCCCTAACAACGTCAAGACGGCCGTCTGCGACATTCCTCCTCGAGGGCTGAAGATGGCGGCCACTTTTATTGGAAACAGCACAGCCATCCAGGAGCTGTTCAAGCGCATCTCTGAGCAGTTCACAGCCATGTTCAGACGTAAGGCCTTCCTGCACTGGTACACGGGCGAGGGCATGGACGAGATGGAGTTCACCGAGGCAGAGAGCAACATGAACGACCTGGTGTCGGAGTACCAGCAGTACCAGGATGctaaaggagaggaggagggtgagatggaggaggagggagaagaggatATAAGCTAA
- the LOC143498900 gene encoding tubulin beta-4B chain-like isoform X1, which yields MREIVHLQAGQCGNQIGSKFWEVISDEHSIDQTGTYYGDSDLQLERINVYYNEAMGGKYVPRAILLDLEPGTMDSVRSGPFGQIFRPDNFVFGQNGAGNNWAKGHYTEGAELVDSVLDVVRKESECCDCLQGFQLTHSLGGGTGSGMGTLLMSKIREEYPDRIMNTFSVVPSPKVSDTVVEPYNATLSMHQLVENTDETYCIDNEALYDICFRTLKLTTPTYGDLNHLVSATMSGVTTCLRFPGQLNADLRKLAVNMVPFPRLHFFMPGFAPLTSRGSQQYRALTVPELTQQMFDAKNMMAACDPRHGRYLTVAAVFRGHMSMKEVDEQMLNVQNKNSSYFVEWIPNNVKTAVCDIPPRGLKMAATFIGNSTAIQELFKRISEQFTAMFRRKAFLHWYTGEGMDEMEFTEAESNMNDLVSEYQQYQDAKGEEEGEMEEEGEEDIS from the exons ATGAGGGAGATAGTCCATCTGCAAGCAGGTCAATGTGGAAATCAGATCGGCTCAAAG TTCTGGGAGGTAATAAGTGATGAGCATAGCATAGATCAAACTGGAACATACTACGGAGACAGTGACCTTCAGCTCGAGAGAATAAATGTGTATTACAATGAAGCAATGG GAGGAAAATATGTCCCTCGAGCCATTTTATTGGATCTGGAGCCAGGGACAATGGATTCAGTACGCTCCGGGCCGTTTGGCCAGATCTTTCGACCAGACAATTTTGTCTTTG GACAGAATGGTGCGGGAAACAACTGGGCGAAAGGCCACTACACTGAAGGAGCAGAGCTGGTAGACTCTGTGTTAGATGTGGTGAGGAAAGAATCAGAATGCTGTGACTGTTTACAAGGGTTTCAGCTCACTCATTCTTTGGGTGGGGGCACTGGATCAGGTATGGGAACTCTGCTGATGAGCAAAATCCGTGAAGAGTATCCTGACAGAATTATGAACACCTTTAGTGTAGTTCCTTCCCCCAAAGTGTCAGACACTGTAGTAGAGCCTTACAATGCCACCCTGTCCATGCACCAGCTTGTTGAGAACACAGATGAGACATACTGTATAGACAACGAGGCTCTGTATGACATTTGCTTCCGTACGCTGAAGCTCACAACCCCAACTTATGGTGATCTAAATCACTTGGTATCTGCTACTATGAGCGGAGTTACGACCTGTTTACGATTCCCGGGGCAACTTAATGCAGATTTGCGGAAGCTGGCCGTCAACATGGTTCCTTTCCCCAGGCTACATTTTTTCATGCCGGGATTTGCCCCGCTCACGAGCCGCGGCAGCCAGCAGTATCGTGCCCTCACGGTGCCTGAGCTTACGCAGCAGATGTTTGATGCAAAGAACATGATGGCTGCCTGCGACCCGCGGCACGGACGCTACCTGACGGTGGCCGCCGTCTTCCGCGGGCACATGTCCATGAAGGAAGTGGATGAACAGATGCTGAACGTGCAGAACAAGAACAGCAGCTACTTCGTAGAATGGATCCCTAACAACGTCAAGACGGCCGTCTGCGACATTCCTCCTCGAGGGCTGAAGATGGCGGCCACTTTTATTGGAAACAGCACAGCCATCCAGGAGCTGTTCAAGCGCATCTCTGAGCAGTTCACAGCCATGTTCAGACGTAAGGCCTTCCTGCACTGGTACACGGGCGAGGGCATGGACGAGATGGAGTTCACCGAGGCAGAGAGCAACATGAACGACCTGGTGTCGGAGTACCAGCAGTACCAGGATGctaaaggagaggaggagggtgagatggaggaggagggagaagaggatATAAGCTAA